In Gloeomargarita sp. SKYB120, the sequence CTCGAGGGTAGCCGGTTTGGTGCCGCCTGTGGCCGTATCCCCCCGCACGCCAGGGTCCGTCTCCACCACCGTCAACACCACCGTATTAGGCAATTCAATTTCCAGAACCTGGTCCTTCCAGGTGACGACTGTCACCTCCATGTCCTCTTTGAGGTATTTGACCCGGTCGCCCAATTCCTGCGGGGAACAGCGGCGCTCCTCATAGGTCTCCATGTCCATGAAAATGTACTGGTCCCCATCGCGATAGGTATGTTGCATGGTGCGTTTTTCCAAGATCGCTTGGGGCACCATTTCCCCGGCCCGAAAGGTGCGCTCTAACACCTTGCCGGTTTGCACGTTTTTCAGGGTGGTGCGCACAAAGGCGGAACCTTTCCCGGGCTTGACGTGCAAAAACTCCACAACCCGCCACACGGAACCGTCCAGCTCAATTGTGACACCGGGTCGAAAATCGTTGCTGGAAATCATAGCGCCTATTTCGGGGTAACGGGTTTTATTGTACCCTTAGGCGACCCTCTCACCGATACACCCCCCAGACGCGGTATGATTGTTACAAATCGTAACAAATAGGGGAAATGGGGATGGAGATGGCCTTGTTGCCAGGAACGGCGGCGGAACGCTATGACCCTCAACGGATTGCCCAGGTGTACGACGCCCAGCGGTGGCGGGTCTGGCGGCGGGCGCTGGCGATTGTCGTCCCATTGCTAGGGTTTGCCCTGCGACTGGCGTGGGACTGGCTGACGGGACAATCCAAGGCCAAGGAGGCGCAGCGGGCGCAGCAGTTTCGCGAGCTGTTGACAGACCTGGGGCCAGCGGCCATCAAGATTGGGCAAGCC encodes:
- the efp gene encoding elongation factor P; this encodes MISSNDFRPGVTIELDGSVWRVVEFLHVKPGKGSAFVRTTLKNVQTGKVLERTFRAGEMVPQAILEKRTMQHTYRDGDQYIFMDMETYEERRCSPQELGDRVKYLKEDMEVTVVTWKDQVLEIELPNTVVLTVVETDPGVRGDTATGGTKPATLETGAQIQVPLFINVGDRIRVDTRTDTYLGRE